A segment of the Tistrella bauzanensis genome:
GCCTATCTGCTGTTCTATCGGCTGATGGCGCGCGGCGGGGCGGTTCTGGTGGCGCTGAACAACTATCTGATCCCCGCCTTCGGCGTGATGTGGGGCATGCTGCTGCTGAGCGAGGAACCCAGCCTGAATGCCTTCATCGCCCTGGGCCTGATCCTGTGCGCCATCACCGTCGCCAACCGCCGTGGCCGCAAGCGCTGAGCCGCCCGCCCCTGCGGCCGATCGAGCCGGCGCCTCAGCGCAGATCCAGAACGTCACGCATGTCATAGAGCCCCGGCGCGCGGCCCGCGACCCAGATCGCCGCTGTCACGGCGCCCCGGGCGAAGGTTTCCCGTGACGAGGCCCGGTGGCCCAGTTCCAGCCGCTCGCCATCGGCGGCGAAGATCACCTGATGATCGCCGATCACGTCGCCGCCCCGCAGTGCCGCCATGCCGATGGCGCCACGCCGGCGCGGGCCGGTATCGCCATCGCGGCCGCGATCGGCCACATCATCCAGCGAGACATCGCGGCCGCGCGCCGCCGCCCGCGCCAGTCCCAGCGCCGTGCCGGACGGCGCGTCGATCTTGTGGCGATGATGCATTTCCACGATCTCGATGTCGTAATCGGGCCCCAGCCGCGCCGCCGCCTGTTCGACCAGATGCATCAGCAGGGTCACCCCCAGCGACATGTTGGGAGCATAGACCATCGGCACGCAGCGGGCCGCCTCGCGCAGCATCGCTTCATCACCGGCATCAAGGCCGGTGGTGCCGGTGACCAGTGCCTTGCCGCGGGCGGCGGCCAGGCGGGCATGGGTCACGGTTGCCTTCGGCCGGGTGAAGTCGATCACCACATCGGCCGCGTCGAACAACGCCGCCGGGTCGTCGCCAACCAGGATGCCCAGCGGATCCGTCGTGCCCGCGAACCGGCCCAGATCCTGGCCGACCGCCTCGTTGCCCGGCGCCTCGGTGCCACCGGCGACGCGGCAGCCATCGGTGGCGGCGATCGTGGCCAGCAGCATGCGTCCCATCCGCCCGGCACAGCCGACCACCCCGATCGCGATCCCGCTCATCTTGCCGTCTCTCCCGCTTGATCCATCATGCCAGCTTCTGGCGAAACATCGCCGGGTGCGCAAAAAAGGCGCGAGGTGAGAACCCGCGCCGCGTATCGCCTGCCCGCCGGTCTGTCCTACCGCATATCGGCGCGCAGCGAAAGCCGCGCGCCGATATCCGTGGGCCAGCCGATCGGCCGGTCAATCGGTCAGGTCGGACCACAGCTCCTTCACCTTGGCGAAGAAGCCCTCCGATTGCGGGCTCGACGACGAGCCGCCCTCATCGCCCGCCTGTTCGAATTCCTCCAGCAATTCGCGCTGGCGGGCCGACAGGTTCACCGGTGTTTCGACGGTGATGATCACATACATGTCGCCGCGGGTGCCGCGCCCCTGCACCGCCGGCATGCCTTTCGACCGCAGGCGGAACTGATGGCCCGACTGGGTGCCGGCCGGGATGTTCAGCCGCACCCGCGCGCCTTCCAGCGTCGGCACCTCGACCGTGCCGCCCAGGGTTGCGCGCACCATCGGGATCGGCACCCGGCACGACACGTCGACGCCGTCGCGCTGGAACACCGGATGGGGCGCCACCGACAGGAAGATATACAGATCGCCGGGCGGACCGCCGCGCACGCCGGCATCGCCTTCGCCCGACAGCCGGATGCGCATGCCGTCTTCGACGC
Coding sequences within it:
- the dapB gene encoding 4-hydroxy-tetrahydrodipicolinate reductase; translation: MAIGVVGCAGRMGRMLLATIAATDGCRVAGGTEAPGNEAVGQDLGRFAGTTDPLGILVGDDPAALFDAADVVIDFTRPKATVTHARLAAARGKALVTGTTGLDAGDEAMLREAARCVPMVYAPNMSLGVTLLMHLVEQAAARLGPDYDIEIVEMHHRHKIDAPSGTALGLARAAARGRDVSLDDVADRGRDGDTGPRRRGAIGMAALRGGDVIGDHQVIFAADGERLELGHRASSRETFARGAVTAAIWVAGRAPGLYDMRDVLDLR